One Leuconostoc kimchii IMSNU 11154 genomic window, TTGGAACAGCTACTGTAGCCTATGGATCATTCTTACAGACAATTATTAACTTTTTGATTATTGCTTTTTCAATATTTATAATGGTTAAAGTATTTAACAAAGTAAATAAGAAACGTGTTGAAGAAAAAGTTGTTGAAGAAACCAATACAGAAAAATATTTGAAACAAATTACAGAAATTCTTGAGAAAAAATAAATTGCAATTTTTAACATACGTACTGATACCTTATTATTTGGTGTTAGTACTTTTTATTCTTTTGGATAATTACTTTCAATAAAAAAGGCCATTCTGGGGGAATGGCTTTTTTTTGAGAGAATTTTTGAGAGAATAATTGATGAATAAAATTTATGGGAGAGAAGAGAATAGTCATCTAATTGACTATGTATTGAGTATAAAATAGCTAGATTAAATCTAGGCTAAATAATGGATGTAGTTATTATTTATTTTTTTGTTCATCAGAATACCATAGATAGTTTGAAAGTGTATCGGTTATTAAACTGATTAAATCGACTAGCATTGAAAACATAAACTACCTTTCTTTTCAAATCACAAATTCTTTGTTTTTAAGTAATTCTTTTTGTTTCTTACCAATGGCATAGGTGTAAATTTCCATTAAGACTTTTTTCTTATCAGGATCCTTTTCGTTTAAAGCATTGTCCATTAATACTTGTAAGTTGTTTTTTTCAGCTTCCAAAAACAACTCTTCAAAAATATTTTTATCAGCCATAATTTAAGCTCCTTGTTGTCTTTAAAATGGTATCTAGTCTAATTATACTAATAAGCAAAATAATCCGTCAGCAAAACGAATAAAATGAGTTTAATGCGCACTTACACATAGAAAATTCTATGGTAGTCCGTATGACCTATTTTTTAGGTCAATGCGCACTTACACTCCACCAAGAAACTGGTTGATTAATTGCTAGAAAGCAGTGTGTCAGAAGTCGCTATAGGCGACAACTTAAAAACTATCAAAAATTCTTGTTGCGAGCATACTATGTGTGGCCACACATGAGGTGAAAACATATCAATATTGATATGCTTTTGTTTGGGAAATTCCCAATCCCTTTTTGAATTAAAATCAATTTTGATAAGCGGACGGTTGATGAACGAAAAATACTAACAAACAAAACGGACGCTATAAAAGTAACCTTAGAAGAAAATTATTGAAATAGTCAACAAAAATTAAATCTGTTATATTAGTTACCGAGGCGTTAAGATTAAGCGCCGTGAAGGGAGGTGGGTCTCCTTGATACTATTAGTTAATGAATTGCAACTGCTCAACGCTGCATTATGGCAAATTTTTGTTGGCATAACGTTAATCTGGTTGCAAAAGTATTTCGACGATCGTCGTTAATGCATGTGCCTCGTCCTGCCAGACGGGGTTTTTTTGTAAAATAAAAGCTCGTCGCCTGCCAGCGATGAGCTCGAAAGGATTGGAATCTCCAAACCTATTAGTTAATGTACATATATTATAACGTAATTAGT contains:
- the mscL gene encoding large conductance mechanosensitive channel protein MscL — its product is MWKEFRDFAFKGNVVDLAVAVIIGGAFGLIVKSLVNDIIMPLVGILIGGIDISKMAVKVGTATVAYGSFLQTIINFLIIAFSIFIMVKVFNKVNKKRVEEKVVEETNTEKYLKQITEILEKK